Genomic DNA from Fimbriimonas ginsengisoli Gsoil 348:
GAAACGGCGACCGAGTATTCCTCACCGCCCACTTAAAGAGCCGCCTATTCGTCCTCGGTGAAACCGTGGTGGACGACCGACGGGTCTTTTCCTTCAACATCCTGTCCGTCGCCGGAATGGAAGTTGTCGGCAAAGTCGTCTGCCGTCCTTAGTTTCTTGGCCCCTAAACGTTCGCCATGCCACGGGCGGTGACAAGGTGTCCGGCTTCGACCAGGGTCTTTTCCTGTCGCGCCAGCTCGAGGTCGTGCTTTACCATCCGCTCGACCAATCGCGCAAAACTCACCTTGGGCTCCCAACCGAGAACTCGCTTCGCCTTTGTGGGGTCGCCGTGGAGGTGCTCGACCTCGGTCGGCCGGAAGTAGCGCGGATCGATCAGGACAAACTCCTCCCAATCGAGATCGAGCTGGGCAAACACCCGCTCGACGAATGCCTTGACGGAGTACGACTCACCGGTGGCAACGACGAAGTCGTCCGGCTCGTCGACCTGTAGGATGCGCCACATCGCCTCCACATAGTCTTCCGCGTGGCCCCAGTCTCGCTTTGCGTCGAGATTGCCCAGGTACAGCTTTCTTTGAAGCCCAACCTTGATCCGGGTGGCAGCGCGGGTGATCTTTCGGGTCACGAACGTTTCCCCTCGACGTTCGGACTCGTGGTTGAACAGGATTCCGTTCGAGGCGAACATCTGATAGGCCTCTCGGTAGTTGATAGTTTGCCAGTAAGCGTATACCTTTGCCGCGGCGTACGGGGAGCGAGGATAGAACGGGGTCGCTTCCGATTGCGGAGGTGGGGTGGCCCCGAACATTTCGGAAGTACCGGCTTGGTAAAAGCGGGCGAACTTGCCGGTGCGGGCGCCAAAGTCTCGGATCGCTTCCAGCAGTCTCAGGGTGCCGAGCGCATCGACGTCGACCGTGTATTCCGGCTGCTGGAAGGAAACCGCGACATGCGACTGAGCGCCAAGATTGTATACCTCGTCGGGCTGGACTACCTCGATGACTCTCCGCAGTCCGGATCCGTCGGCGAGGTCGCCGTAATGAAGCTTTACGTGAGGACTAGGCGTGTGTGGGTCTTCGTAAAGGTGATCGATGCGGTCGGTATTGAACGTGGATGCTCGGCGAATAATGCCATGCACCTCGTATCCCTTTTTGACCAACAACTCGGTCAAATAAGAGCCGTCCTGACCAGTGATGCCGGTAACTAATGCTCGTTTCATTCGAAATCTCCTGATGCGCGGTCCGGCAGCTTCGGCGTCCCAGATTGTCCGTTCGACGTTTTGGAACGACGAACAGAGAAGTGATTGTAACCGCAGAAGGGCGATTCCGTGGCGGCTAATCGCCGATAAGGATCAACTTCGAAGCACGGCGTCCGCGCCGTCCCCGTTCGACCGGTAGTATTGCGGTCTCAAAAAGAGTTTTAGTAAATAGTGCTTGGAATCTTTGGCGCGAAGAGCATTTCCCGTTATAATTCAGTCGGCACAGCAAAGAGGCGGCCATCGATCTCACGGATCTCCCACCGTAACGAAGCTTACGAGATCCCCTGACCGTTGACCTTGACTCCTGGCCCATGCTCGCCAATTATTCACACGTTGCCCGTGAGCCTTCCGGCGAAGACTCGGATTACGATCGCCGCTCACTCATGCGGGATCAATTCGTTCCTGCCGAGCCGCTCTCGGAGAGCCTCGCTTACCGGGGCGTGAAGCGTTTGGCCGACGTGACCGTAGCCCTGACCGCGGTGGCGGTATTTTCACCGATCTTCCTCATCGTCTCGATCCTGATTTTTCTGGAGGACAAGGGTCCGATTCTTTATCGGCAGCCCAGAATCGGCCGTTTCGGAGTCCCGTTCTGGTTTTACAAATTCCGCAGTATGCGGCTGGACGCGGACCGGCTTCGGGAGGAGCTCCTGAAGAGCAGCGATACCGAGGGGGCCGCGTTTAAGATGAAAAACGATCCTCGGGTGACGAGGATAGGACGGACGATTAGGAAGTTTTCGATCGACGAAATGCCGCAGCTATTCTCGGTGCTGGCAGGCCATATGTCGATCGTGGGTCCGAGGCCGCATCTGAAGTCGGAAGTTGCGACTTACGCACCGGAAGAGCACGAGCGCCTGTTCGTGAAACCCGGATTGCTTTGCCTGCGAGAAATAAGGGGGCGGTCCCACCTTTCCTTCGAGCAATGGATACTTTTCGATCTGGAATATGTGCAAAACCGGTCGCTATGGCTGGACGCGAAAATATTCCTCCTTGCAATACCCGCCGTCATCAAAGGTGAAGGCGCTTATTAGCGAAGCCCACCCGGCTTTTCTCGTTTTCTAATGCGAGTTTGTATTCTCAATGAGTTCTTCTATCCCGACGTTATGGGCGGGACCCCAAAGGTGCTTTCCGACCTTGCGTCGAAGCTGCGATTCTCCCATGGCTTAGACATTAGCGTTATAACCAGCCGGAATTCTTATCGCGACCCCAGCGTGAAGTTTTCGTCCTATGAAAATTGGGAAGGGATAAAGATTTTCAGGGTCGAGGCACCCCACTGGACTTCGAAGAGCACCCCGCAACGCCTCGCCGGAAACCTACTTTTCACGCACAGGGCCAAGCGGCGCATGTTGCGGGATGTGAAATGCGACGTGGTGTTGGTGTCTTCGGCGCCGGTAACGTTGCCGATGGCGGCGCTGGCGTACCTGCGCCGGCGAAAAATTCCGTATGTGTATGTCGTTTACGACATGGATCCCGATCGCGCGGTCGCTCTCGGGATCGCCGATCCGCATGGATTGCCCGTGCGAGCGCTCTCTTGGCAGCAACGAAAATGGCTCCACGGAGCGCATACGGTTGTGGCGATTGGGCGATGTATGCGCGACCACCTGATGGAACGGTATGAAGTTCCGCCCGATCGGATCGAGGTGATCGAGGTCGGAGCCGACGCCTATACGGTGCGGCCCCTTCCGCGGAATACAAAATTTCGGCGCGAAAACGAAATCGACGGTTTCATCGTGCTGTACTCCGGAAACTTCGGCAAGTACCACGACTTCGACACGGTTTTGGACGCGGCCAAGGCGGTTTGGTCGAAAAAGCCGTCGGTAACTTTCGTGCTGGTGGGGCGTGGCGCCAAGAAGGAGCACCTTCAGACGCGAATCGCGACCGAGCGAATCCACAACGTCAAGATGTTCGACTTCGTTCCGGAGGAGGATTACGCCGACCTGATTGCCTCGGCCGACGTTTGCCTCGTCACCTTGGAGGCCGGAATGGAAGGTCTGTGCGTTCCGAGCAAGTTCTATTCGATCCTTGCCGGCGGCCGGCCTACCCTGGCACTAATGCGGGCAAAGTCGGAAGTCGCGTATGCGGTGGACGGGGAGGATATCGGAATCGTGGTGGAATTGGGCGACTCGGGCCAGTTGGCAAAGACGGTATTGCAACTCACGACTAAATCCGAGGAGCTGAGAGTTCAGGGGGACCGGGCAAGATATTTGTTCGAGGCCCGGTATACGAGCGATATCATTGCGCAAAAGTTCGAGGCAACGCTTTCCAAAGCTGCCGCTAAGAACTCTCGATCTCTTTAGCTTTAAGATCGATCAGATATTCGTAGATCATCATAAGCCGGGCGTAGGTCATTCCCGGCTTGCCATCCAAGAAGGCTCGTTTCGCGATCACGAGAAAGAGCCATTTGACGAGCGGGCGCAAAGGCATTCGGTAAAAAATCGCTTTCTGCGCGACGCGCCGATTATTAAAATCGCGCTCGAACAGCGCGCTTTTGAGGCTTGGCTTGTGGGCGGCCCTTTGCCGAACGAGCTCTTGGGCTTCCATCGAGCTGTATCGATTATGCTTATCGACCCAGTGCGTGATTCCTTTGCTGAAAGGGAAGTGGTCGAACGGATTCTTTAGGTCGACGATCTCGCCGTCCGCAATCAGAACCTCGTTTACCTCCCGTTCGTAGCGAACCCGATTTGGCATTACAAGCCGGACGAAGAACGGAGACATTTGAGCATGCTTCAACCAACGCCCCATGAAAAAGTCGCGTCGCCGAATGCGGCAGGCGACGACTCCTTCGGGGGCCGATGAAACGAACGTTTCCATTTCGATCCGCAAGGCCTCGGGAACGATCTCGTCGGCATCTAAAATCAGGACCCAAGGATGTTTGTAATTAATCTGGTGAAGTCCGGCGTTCCGCTGGCGGGCGTATCCATCAAACGCACGTTGCGTAACTTTAGCGCCCAGCTCATTAGCCAGTTCTACGGTCCGATCCGTCGACATTGAATCGAAGACATGTATATCGTCAGACCATTTGAGACTCGCTATGCACGTCGGCAAATCCGATTCTTCATTCTTCGTGAGAATTAAAACTGAAATCATCGGCGCTCTTTCATGATCCGAGGCTTTATCGGCCGGCAGGGATTTCCTACGCAAACCATCCAGGCAGGCATGCTTTTCGTGACGACGGACCGGGCGCCGACCACGGCGCCTTCCCCAATCTCGACTCCCGGAGCGAGGAATGCTTCGGCAAAAATCCAGGCATGGTTTCCGATTGAAATCGGAAACGCAAGAAGAGGAGCGCCCCAATCAGAAATATCGTGCGTCCCACAGCAAAGGTGAGCTCCCTGGGAGATGGTCACGCGGTCTCCGACCGTGATCGGAGCCATAGAATAAAGATTCACACCATCGCCGATACCCGACTCTTCACCAATTCGGACATTCCACGGAGCCCAGATTTTAACGCTTGGATAGACATGGCTGCCGCGGCCTACTTCAGCTCCGAAAAGTCTTAACACGAATGCCCGCCATCGATGAGCGGGGCGCGGAGTCCATCGAAACAATGCGACCCATGCCACTCCCCAGAGGACTCGTCGCAATCGGTTGCTCAAAGAAAAACTGGGACCTCGATGCGTGTCGACATTAACCAGGATCTCGCTCACCGCATCTCCTCCAAAATTTCGAGCAATCCTCGCGCCGACTTTTTGATCTCGAAGCGTGACTCGAAACATTGTTTTGCCCGATCCGACATGGCAAGTTTTTCGGATACTGCAGTGTCGAGCCAACTTACGAGAAGTTCGCGAGTACCTTCCAAAGTGTCCTCGGCAACGAACCCGGCTTTGTCTTCCGCGATTTCCCGCCAGATGTTCACTTTTCTTGAAAGGAGCACGGGCCTGCCACATGCCAACGCCTCGGCGACGACGATCCCAAAATTCTCCTGATGCGACGGCAAGATAAACGCTTCGGAAGCGTGGTACGCGCCCCACTTGAGATCACCGGTCAACATGCCCGGCCAGTGAACACGTTCCGCGATACCTAACGATTCCGAGAGTCGTTGTAACTCTCCCATCCACCCCACTTGATCGGGACCAGCCACGACCAGGGCAAGGTCTTTATCGGTGGCACATACCTCCGCGAAGGCGGTGATCAGAAGGTCACACCCTTTCTTCGGGTGTATCCGGCTTAAGTACAGCAGAATCCGCTTCCCCTCCAATTGAGGAAAAGCAGTGAAGAAGACTGCACGCTGCTGCTCCGGTATTCCGCTCGGGTTGGTAATTCCGAGCGTCGCAACTCGCTCGTTGGCTTTGTAGAGTTTGAAAGATTGTCGAGCAAGCACCCTCTCATCCTCGCATGTAAACAGAACCGATTTTGCGTCCCTCAAAACTCGATACTCGCCCCACGGCCAGTAGAGACTTTTCTTGAGATGCTTGAGAGGGAAGGTGTGCTTAAACCAAGGGTCCAGCATGCCGTGGGTAAAGACCACGTAGGGGCGGCCAAGTTTCCGCATTGCGCGCCAGGTTGCAAATCCGGTGTACTGCCAAAGACCGTTCATAATTACCGCATCGAAGCCGGCGGCGTTCTTCAGCAACCAAGGATGAAGGTCGGGCGCGTAGGCAAAGGCGGTTGAACCCGGGCCGAGTGGGTGCACCTTGCAAGGAAATTCGTCGATAAAGGGCAGGCCGGGGGCGTCGCAAGTGGCGACTTCCATCGAATGCCCCAACTCGATAAATGCACGAGCCTGTTGCCGAATCACTTCACTGGGTCCGCCGGTAGCCGGATCGATGCTCGAAACGACTTGGAGAATTCTCAAGTTCGGCCGCCATTTTGACGGTAGTCCCTTACCAGGCAGGCGGCGTGCATCAAGCGAAACGTCGCTTTACGCCATTTCCGCTCCAGGTCGGAGATCTGAATCCCGT
This window encodes:
- the gmd gene encoding GDP-mannose 4,6-dehydratase, coding for MKRALVTGITGQDGSYLTELLVKKGYEVHGIIRRASTFNTDRIDHLYEDPHTPSPHVKLHYGDLADGSGLRRVIEVVQPDEVYNLGAQSHVAVSFQQPEYTVDVDALGTLRLLEAIRDFGARTGKFARFYQAGTSEMFGATPPPQSEATPFYPRSPYAAAKVYAYWQTINYREAYQMFASNGILFNHESERRGETFVTRKITRAATRIKVGLQRKLYLGNLDAKRDWGHAEDYVEAMWRILQVDEPDDFVVATGESYSVKAFVERVFAQLDLDWEEFVLIDPRYFRPTEVEHLHGDPTKAKRVLGWEPKVSFARLVERMVKHDLELARQEKTLVEAGHLVTARGMANV
- a CDS encoding sugar transferase; amino-acid sequence: MRDQFVPAEPLSESLAYRGVKRLADVTVALTAVAVFSPIFLIVSILIFLEDKGPILYRQPRIGRFGVPFWFYKFRSMRLDADRLREELLKSSDTEGAAFKMKNDPRVTRIGRTIRKFSIDEMPQLFSVLAGHMSIVGPRPHLKSEVATYAPEEHERLFVKPGLLCLREIRGRSHLSFEQWILFDLEYVQNRSLWLDAKIFLLAIPAVIKGEGAY
- a CDS encoding glycosyltransferase family 4 protein, with the translated sequence MRVCILNEFFYPDVMGGTPKVLSDLASKLRFSHGLDISVITSRNSYRDPSVKFSSYENWEGIKIFRVEAPHWTSKSTPQRLAGNLLFTHRAKRRMLRDVKCDVVLVSSAPVTLPMAALAYLRRRKIPYVYVVYDMDPDRAVALGIADPHGLPVRALSWQQRKWLHGAHTVVAIGRCMRDHLMERYEVPPDRIEVIEVGADAYTVRPLPRNTKFRRENEIDGFIVLYSGNFGKYHDFDTVLDAAKAVWSKKPSVTFVLVGRGAKKEHLQTRIATERIHNVKMFDFVPEEDYADLIASADVCLVTLEAGMEGLCVPSKFYSILAGGRPTLALMRAKSEVAYAVDGEDIGIVVELGDSGQLAKTVLQLTTKSEELRVQGDRARYLFEARYTSDIIAQKFEATLSKAAAKNSRSL
- a CDS encoding glycosyltransferase family 2 protein; translated protein: MISVLILTKNEESDLPTCIASLKWSDDIHVFDSMSTDRTVELANELGAKVTQRAFDGYARQRNAGLHQINYKHPWVLILDADEIVPEALRIEMETFVSSAPEGVVACRIRRRDFFMGRWLKHAQMSPFFVRLVMPNRVRYEREVNEVLIADGEIVDLKNPFDHFPFSKGITHWVDKHNRYSSMEAQELVRQRAAHKPSLKSALFERDFNNRRVAQKAIFYRMPLRPLVKWLFLVIAKRAFLDGKPGMTYARLMMIYEYLIDLKAKEIESS
- a CDS encoding DapH/DapD/GlmU-related protein, with the translated sequence MFRVTLRDQKVGARIARNFGGDAVSEILVNVDTHRGPSFSLSNRLRRVLWGVAWVALFRWTPRPAHRWRAFVLRLFGAEVGRGSHVYPSVKIWAPWNVRIGEESGIGDGVNLYSMAPITVGDRVTISQGAHLCCGTHDISDWGAPLLAFPISIGNHAWIFAEAFLAPGVEIGEGAVVGARSVVTKSMPAWMVCVGNPCRPIKPRIMKERR
- a CDS encoding glycosyltransferase — protein: MRILQVVSSIDPATGGPSEVIRQQARAFIELGHSMEVATCDAPGLPFIDEFPCKVHPLGPGSTAFAYAPDLHPWLLKNAAGFDAVIMNGLWQYTGFATWRAMRKLGRPYVVFTHGMLDPWFKHTFPLKHLKKSLYWPWGEYRVLRDAKSVLFTCEDERVLARQSFKLYKANERVATLGITNPSGIPEQQRAVFFTAFPQLEGKRILLYLSRIHPKKGCDLLITAFAEVCATDKDLALVVAGPDQVGWMGELQRLSESLGIAERVHWPGMLTGDLKWGAYHASEAFILPSHQENFGIVVAEALACGRPVLLSRKVNIWREIAEDKAGFVAEDTLEGTRELLVSWLDTAVSEKLAMSDRAKQCFESRFEIKKSARGLLEILEEMR